Proteins encoded within one genomic window of Malassezia restricta chromosome VII, complete sequence:
- a CDS encoding Mob1/phocein family: MPQEHGTSAPAVDAAANEIQDTSLLGIQEHIASLLHQYPQAVTEVVALPTKDGQPVISRDIWISEHLKRILRDINAPWISGILKECHNSNTCHAMRVGEDTYMCRAHNDGRLCTAREYISHTIDAASEQLQSTKPISTSEDMRLPRPSHQLFSLVCKQLARIFSHIYLHHHDLFQRCEVTTSLYARFKKLTKTFNLMPDGLLLM, from the coding sequence ATGCCACAGGAGCATGGCACGAGCGCGCCAGCCGTGGATGCAGCCGCGAATGAAATACAGGATACGTCTTTATTGGGAATCCAGGAGCATATTGCATCTCTCCTGCACCAGTATCCCCAGGCTGTAACAGAAGTCGTCGCACTACCTACCAAAGACGGTCAACCAGTGATATCCCGCGATATATGGATCAGTGAGCACTTGAAGCGCATTCTCCGGGACATAAATGCACCATGGATCTCTGGTATATTAAAAGAATGCCATAATAGCAACACATGTCATGCAATGCGTGTTGGCGAGGATACATACATGTGTCGTGCGCATAACGATGGACGTTTGTGTACCGCGCGTGAATACATCAGCCACACAATCGATGCAGCCTCGGAGCAGCTGCAGTCGACCAAGCCTATTTCAACCAGCGAGGATATGCGGCTACCGCGACCATCCCACCAGCTCTTTTCTTTGGTGTGCAAGCAACTTGCACGCATTTTCTCCCACATATACCTGCATCATCACGATCTGTTTCAGCGCTGCGAGGTGACCACATCACTATATGCACGATTCAAAAAGCTCACAAAGACATTTAATCTAATGCCAGATGGGCTCCTGTTAATGTGA
- a CDS encoding zinc finger protein, C3HC4 type (RING finger), translating into MGAAHSRSVRERRERVQRQEEGMPPSTIPARRTREDDDSGQEHQDRGLRRRRLLSVPRGADDENMEVDEERALENGQARRSGWVQRTLGSLSSRRRLSSNNSDLEPSISSRHTANDTNLSHDTSASIPNPDPLAAERQEAVSLIERVLGPRPAPPHHPSIDPSSLSGTYRSRPSRFLRPENTPGGRPSSTLGTLLSEVLGATRGEPGAGAPGTPGAPLSGTSVIVQGALVARTSASQGTDNTQTPTNDSASEHGPSLGTSHAGTESNGSTDSDIPHVATLAEQGEMLGRILRIAAAATAASVVNQASANPTMASTAFAAPPQGSSQNQPSPSETPQNHADTGESNFGRELLNRLMASRQATRHSSSAPRDRDTQSDSETVSNISRLMRDALRASLPQRGPSSQSQENRSASTGNTNNETVSSVLSTLESARQNEPLADGEPGSFDRFLRELLDDLNAAIHRMNGSDVESETTGDVRSRRDGDVVLGQLSFFRLHRFERPSDSSLIPCVMVGVRSLRSDERLMGGDQAMPRDGDGNRPDVSRFVLFVSGGRYHEQHPLLVSRPRDAGRDLMFMMELLGTIAAMSNKRPTTTAADIERSGLLKVKAKEIAALHREGRVTENTLDKCLVCLDEWQEDDDCRVLSCKHVFHASCVDQWLENNSNSCPLCRKEAVSSSSASAP; encoded by the exons GGCTtcgccgccgtcgtctCTTGTCAGTACCAAGGGGGGCAGATGACGAGAACATGGAAGTGGATGAAGAAAGAGCATTGGAAAATGGGCAAGCACGACGTTCAGGATGGGTCCAACGCACCCTCGGGTCTTTATCTAGCAGAAGGCGACTTTCATCTAATAACTCTGACCTTGAACCTTCCATTTCATCACGACACACAGCCAACGACACGAACCTCTCTCATGACACAAGTGCATCGATTCCCAATCCTGATCCCCTTGCAGCTGAACGCCAAGAAGCTGTCAGTCTTATTGAGCGCGTTCTTGGGCCCAgacctgcgccgccacaTCATCCTAGTATCGACCCGTCGTCTTTGTCCGGTACGTATAGGTCACGTCCTTCGCGATTCCTCAGACCTGAAAATACTCCAGGGGGCCGACCATCATCGACTCTCGGCACATTACTCTCGGAAGTGCTGGGTGCGACTCGTGGCGAACCTGGAGCCGGTGCGCCCGGAACACCTGGTGCACCGTTATCTGGCACATCGGTCATTGTGCAGGGAGCTCTTGTGGCGCGTACATCGGCTTCTCAAGGTACTGATAACACTCAAACACCTACGAATGACTCGGCATCTGAGCATGGACCAAGTTTAGGCACCTCCCATGCTGGCACGGAGTCCAATGGCTCAACAGACTCGGATATACCCCATGTGGCAACATTGGCTGAACAGGGCGAGATGTTAGGTCGTATCTTGCGAATTGCAGCtgcagccacagcagcTTCTGTCGTAAACCAAGCATCAGCCAACCCCACGATGGCATCGACGGCGTTCGCAGCACCCCCGCAAGGATCGTCACAGAATCAGCCTTCTCCCTCTGAGACACCCCAAAATCATGCCGACACAGGCGAATCCAATTTTGGTCGCGAGCTACTGAATCGGCTCATGGCCAGTCGTCAGGCTACGCGCCACTCCTCCTCTGCACCTCGGGACCGAGATACGCAGTCTGATTCAGAAACAGTATCCAACATTTCCCGTCTCAtgcgtgatgcgctgcgtgcttCCTTACCGCAACGTGGACCTTCATCGCAGTCGCAGGAGAATCGTTCGGCATCAACCGGTAATACCAACAATGAAACAGTCTCTTCTGTTTTATCGACACTGGAAAGTGCAAGACAAAATGAGCCCCTGGCGGATGGAGAGCCAGGATCTTTCGATCGATTTTTGCGTGAATTGCTTGATGACCTGAATGCTGCGATTCATCGGATGAATGGCAGTGATGTTGAGTCGGAGACTACCGGGGATGTCCGCTCTCGCCGAGATGGTGATGTTGTGCTAGGCCAGCTTTCGTTCTTCCGATTGCACCGCTTCGAGCGACCGAGTGATTCATCCCTGATCCCGTGTGTCATGGTGGGCGTTCGGAGCCTGCGTTCtgacgagcgcctcatgGGCGGTGATCAAGCCATGCCCAGAGATGGAGATGGAAATCGGCCGGATGTGTCGCGATTCGTGCTATTCGTCAGTGGTGGACGATATCATGAACAGCATCCCCTTTTGGTGTCACGCCCTCGTGACGCTGGACGTGACCTAATGTTTATGATGGAGTTGCTTGGCACGATTGCTGCGATGAGTAACAAGCGACCGACCACTACCGCCGCAGACATTGAGCGCAGTGGATTGCTAAAAGTCAAAGCAAAAGAGATCGCTGCTTTACACCGAGAGGGCCGTGTGACGGAAAACACTCTGGACAAGTGCCTGGTGTGCCTGGATGAGTGGcaagaagacgacgactGTCGCGTGCTTTCGTGCAAGCACGTATTTCACGCATCATGTGTCGACCAGTGGCTCGAAAATAACTCAAATTCATGTCCTCTAT GCCGAAAAGAAGCCGTTTCGTCATCATCCGCATCGGCGCCGTAA
- a CDS encoding ribonuclease P/MRP protein subunit POP5, with amino-acid sequence MVRFKNRWLLLTLASEPIPIPDDYGHQIPFANRAPNVTAHAITKALRTSLRVNFGDAASGAYAGPLMCKYYSPKSGIGIVRCARDGVRYVWGATTFLDSIDGHRVRICVRSCGGTIRKIQRKAISIDKFYILRLEQAKMLNISALRHAAAELEKPTDTMDVIDDDVGVPLDEDDDAASFDDNASLPCQETQDIPLSEECKTLLAKSQSDIMQVSH; translated from the coding sequence ATGGTCCGGTTTAAAAATCGGTGGCTGCTACTGACGCTGGCGTCAGAGCCTATCCCCATACCCGATGACTACGGACATCAAATACCATTTGCTAATCGTGCGCCCAACGTGACGGCGCACGCCATCACTAAAGCCTTGCGCACCTCTCTGCGTGTGAATTTTGGCGATGCGGCATCCGGTGCCTATGCTGGGCCTCTCATGTGCAAGTATTATTCCCCCAAGTCCGGCATTGGTATCGTACGCTGTGCAAGAGATGGCGTACGATATGTATGGGGCGCTACTACTTTTCTCGACTCTATTGATGGTCACCGAGTGCGGATCTGTGTACGTTCTTGCGGTGGAACCATACGCAAGATCCAAAGAAAGGCTATCTCTATCGACAAGTTCTACATCCTGCGTCTTGAACAAGCAAAAATGCTCAATATATCTGCTCTCCGtcatgctgctgccgaaCTAGAAAAACCCACGGATACCATGGATGTAATAGACGATGACGTCGGTGTGCCTTTagatgaagacgacgatgctgcTTCGTTTGACGACAATGCATCTCTACCCTGCCAAGAAACGCAAGATATCCCATTGTCGGAGGAATGCAAAACACTCTTGGCGAAAAGCCAGTCTGACATCATGCAGGTGTCGCACTGA
- a CDS encoding SH3 domain protein, translated as MLECTDRQRQHKGPLTTMSFPWYARSIVKYKSPHPQDLSFPKDQDLRVLGYADRGAEEEEAEEEDDRWYVGEWLDGSRQGQFPASLVVRINSEEVDVPHSPAMPAAEPISPPKDISSENASSVAPEHVQEKTPMNAEEPQEKVPVEGVQEFVHKEASGSAEQPQEKVDVEEVTPQPEVTGMLPIEQPVVQTHTEQMPQDSERRAPVPREDVAEPVQERAPAPIKPSLSESVPDTQASATMPSHSPEDTPVGPAQGHAAPSSTADPQAAEPSIDPSAMSLRDRIAAFNKPVEKGPPPPLPRGKPGGWKRPVPVHVAPKHVDARTDAAPSTMSASDAQSSIKMSLKERMSALQRNEEAISRPTLTTERQTPSKLTNPLPTEPSGEDAEHRASIARRMAALGGRRVEPGLFGILPKAEASKQKDQQDVDQKEASEQDASEKAESQDSQTAVASTGEAPLVVPRRPVAPRTRRIKPAQETSKGPENSEVHHSTERQIPASESATDPPAPMDGGASTVESPASCKAGEECPDGVLVMHKEPGEAPAAHNEQLSTLEGEVSNEFSVPARDTTESCVPAQQEAQTLPASDLLSTKPTLSSSEAPCKTEQDVQCASLTGSVDKPDVEPESQVSKTVVPPIQEQEDTPLASEHDVYTGMETVPAEQPMIPSPSDPIEHIAYAMSTMPTRNGVTEDSDQDFAEQHALLEHLLQHPGETSSIRQEPVSCLEERTSPAPPLIMGMPMPPRRSTHDNISPLSPMGHDTPSSHTSSPVHTETAPSARMPPRPTRRAPTLPVLEDSLTSPPNKPGLPSNIIDVPIPNSDTRTEEATSPSSAVPDRPKRAPPRAPSSETAS; from the coding sequence ATGCTTGAGTGCACGGATCGGCAGCGTCAACACAAGGGTCCACTGACGACCATGTCTTTTCCATGGTACGCCAGGTCCATCGTGAAATACAAGAGCCCACATCCGCAGGACTTATCCTTTCCTAAGGATCAGGACCTGCGCGTACTGGGCTATGCAGATCGTGGAGCTGAGGAAGAGGAAgccgaggaagaagacgatCGGTGGTATGTCGGAGAGTGGCTCGATGGATCGCGTCAAGGGCAGTTTCCAGCAAGTCTGGTGGTGCGTATCAATTCTGAAGAGGTAGATGTGCCTCATTCACCGGCAATGCCTGCCGCAGAGCCCATTTCCCCGCCCAAAGATATTTCCAGCGAGAATGCATCTAGCGTGGCCCCAGAACACGTGCAAGAAAAGACACCGATGAATGCTGAAGAGCCACAAGAAAAGGTGCCTGTCGAAGGAGTACAAGAATTTGTACACAAGGAGGCATCAGGAAGCGCTGAGCAGCCACAAGAAAAGGTGGATGTCGAAGAAGTCACTCCTCAACCGGAGGTTACCGGGATGCTCCCTATTGAGCAGCCCGTGGTTCAGACACATACCGAACAAATGCCCCAAGATTCGGAACGCAGAGCGCCAGTGCCACGTGAGGACGTTGCAGAGCCAGTTCAGGAACGAGCCCCTGCACCTATCAAGCCGAGCCTGAGCGAATCCGTTCCCGATACACAAGCATCAGCCACCATGCCCTCCCATTCCCCCGAGGACACCCCTGTTGGACCGGCACAGGGTCATGCTGCGCCAAGTTCGACGGCAGATCCACAGGCAGCGGAGCCATCTATTGATCCAAGTGCCATGTCGCTTCGTGACCGTATTGCCGCGTTTAACAAGCCAGTGGAAAAAGGTCCACCACCGCCCCTTCCGCGTGGCAAGCCTGGCGGCTGGAAACGGCCGGTACCTGTACATGTGGCTCCAAAACATGTGGATGCCAGGACAGATGCTGCGCCGAGCACAATGAGTGCTTCAGACGCGCAGAGCAGTATCAAGATGAGCCTGAAAGAGCGCATGTCGGCGCTGCAACGGAACGAAGAAGCCATTTCTCGCCCTACTCTTACTACAGAGCGCCAAACTCCTTCAAAGCTGACGAATCCCCTTCCTACTGAGCCGTCAGGCGAAGATGCAGAACACCGCGCTTCGATTGCGAGGCGAATGGCAGCACTCGGTGGTCGCCGTGTTGAGCCGGGTCTCTTTGGCATTTTGCCCAAGGCTGAGGCTTCGAAGCAGAAGGATCAGCAAGACGTGGATCAGAAAGAGGCCAGCGAGCAGGATGCCAGCGAGAAGGCAGAGAGCCAAGATTCGCAAACTGCCGTGGCCTCAACGGGCGAGGCACCATTAGtggtgcctcgtcgacctgTTGCTCCGCGAACGCGTCGTATAAAACCCGCTCAAGAGACTTCCAAGGGACCAGAGAATAGTGAGGTGCATCATTCGACTGAGCGGCAGATACCAGCATCCGAATCTGCTACGGATCCGCCCGCACCTATGGACGGCGGGGCATCGACTGTGGAATCTCCGGCATCATGTAAGGCTGGTGAAGAATGCCCTGATGGCGTGCTTGTGATGCATAAGGAGCCTGGAGAGGCACCGGCTGCTCACAACGAGCAATTGTCTACGCTAGAGGGTGAAGTGAGCAACGAATTCTCTGTCCCCGCTCGTGATACTACTGAGTCATGTGTGCCTGCTCAACAAGAGGCTCAGACGCTGCCAGCGTCTGATTTATTGTCCACGAAACCAACGCTGTCGTCCTCAGAGGCTCCATGCAAGACTGAACAAGATGTACAATGCGCATCTCTCACTGGATCTGTGGACAAGCCTGATGTAGAGCCGGAGTCACAGGTGTCGAAGACTGTGGTGCCTCCTATCCAAGAGCAAGAGGATACTCCCTTGGCATCGGAACATGACGTATATACAGGCATGGAAACGGTGCCTGCCGAGCAGCCTATGATCCCTTCACCATCTGACCCCATCGAACATATCGCATATGCCATGTCGACCATGCCAACTAGGAATGGAGTAACAGAGGACTCAGACCAAGATTTTGCTGAGCAACATGCACTACTTGAGCATCTTCTACAACACCCAGGAGAGACGTCGAGTATTCGGCAGGAGCCTGTTTCGTGCCTCGAAGAACGAACTTCCCCTGCCCCACCACTCATCATGGGCATGCCTATGCCCCCTCGTCGCTCCACTCACGATAACATCTCGCCTCTTTCACCCATGGGACACGATACGCCCTCTTCCCATACATCATCGCCTGTTCACACTGAAACGGCGCCATCAGCCCGAATGCCGCCTCGACCCACTCGCCGTGCCCCTACTCTGCCTGTGTTGGAAGACTCACTTACATCACCCCCCAACAAGCCCGGATTACCATCAAATATCATCGACGTACCCATTCCTAACTCAGATACACGAACTGAAGAGGCCACGTCGCCCTCCAGCGCTGTTCCAGATCGACCTAaacgcgcgccgcctcgtgcaccCTCCTCTGAGACTGCTTCGTAG
- a CDS encoding CobW domain protein yields the protein MAPAAATDSIRGTSAAPGAETAGHKAIYFSKFDVTDQTFYETEHAVAIVNLKPVVPGHVLVIPRTPHKRLADIPAHELGALFEAVQSVGRVVESAYSGDSLSIAVQDGASAGQTVEHVHVHILPRRERDIEPNDKVYDMLEAFGLELRDVHSGKQMDSERRPRSKAQMQEEAKWLKEQCKQVLGSQRGGKLPVTLLSGFLGSGKTTLLRHILSSPDHGLRIAVIVNDMSELNIDAQLIAGRKLIQGNENLVELSNGCVCCTLRADLLEHVAMLAQDKHIDYLLVESSGISEPMQVAETFSAEFSDNAVEDERLAAILRKGGLPAVARLDTCCTVLDAANVFHDFYTTDFLVDRHAGMVPEEDDRNISDLMVDQLEFADCVIVNKSDLVSPEALQQVVALVKKLNPSAHIIPASHGRVDIKAVLGTNSFSFEKAALSAGWLRSLVEEVQPETAEYGISSFVYRSRRPFHPERLWNTIRQCFVVIQEEFIDDGVEPEDATKEEAEDMDPEDAPHDAAEDDDAQPALHPEARLQCKRESAVWSPLLRSKGFLWLATRPLLFGEWSQAGIMLTLTGGARWRCEVPDEEWPEDEEICAAIRRDFDPSTPWGDRRQELVFIGRGIDHKLITETMDKCLLNDDEWAQWVDVMSRKDVSIEDKQNMLVDIFDDGFEDWVDGEAVDHDHDHDHHMDES from the coding sequence ATGGCACCTGCAGCTGCTACTGACTCCATCCGCGGCACTTCGGCCGCCCCGGGCGCCGAAACGGCCGGGCACAAGGCTATTTACTTTAGCAAGTTCGACGTCACCGACCAGACCTTTTACGAGACGGAGCACGCGGTTGCCATAGTCAACCTCAAGCCTGTCGTGCCGGGGCATGTCCTTGTGATTCCACGCACGCCTCACAAGCGCCTTGCTGATATTCCGGCTCATGAGCTCGGCGCCCTCTTTGAGGCTGTCCAAAGTGTCGGTCGCGTCGTTGAGAGCGCTTACAGCGGCGACTCGCTTTCCATTGCCGTGCAAGACGGTGCCTCAGCTGGTCAGACCGTTGAGCACGTCCACGTCCACATTCTCCCTCGCCGTGAGCGTGATATTGAGCCGAACGACAAGGTGTacgacatgctcgaggcatTTGGCCTCGAGTTGCGTGACGTGCACTCGGGCAAGCAAATGGacagcgagcgcaggcCACGTTCCAAGGCACAGATGCAGGAAGAAGCAAAGTGGCTTAAGGAGCAGTGCAAGCAGGTGCTCGGTTCGCAGCGCGGGGGCAAGCTGCCTGTGACGCTGCTGAGTGGCTTTTTGGGATCCGGGAAAACCACATTGCTGCGTCACATTCTTTCAAGTCCAGACCATGGGCTGCGCATCGCTGTCATTGTGAATGACATGAGCGAGCTCAACATTGACGCCCAGCTCATTGCCGGCCGCAAGCTGATCCAGGGCAACGAGAACCTCGTGGAGCTGTCGAACGGTTGTGTTTGctgcacgctgcgtgcagATTtgctcgagcacgtcgcgatGCTGGCGCAAGACAAGCACATCGACTACCTGCTTGTTGAGTCGAGTGGTATTTCGGAGCCGATGCAAGTCGCCGAGACGTTCAGTGCCGAATTTTCCGATAACGCCGTGGAAGACGAACGCCTCGCTGCGATTCTCCGGAAGGGCGGTCTGCCAGCCGTGGCGCGGCTCGACACGTGTTGCACAGTTCTTGATGCAGCGAACGTGTTTCACGACTTTTACACGACTGACTTCTTGGTCGATCGCCATGCCGGCATGGTGCCTGAGGAGGACGACCGCAATATTAGTGACCTCATGGTCGACCAGCTCGAGTTTGCTGATTGCGTGATTGTGAACAAGAGCGACCTAGTCTCGCCAGAAGCTCTCCAGCAGGTCGTGGCCCTCGTCAAGAAGCTGAATCCGAGTGCCCACATTATCCCTGCCTCACACGGCCGCGTCGACATCAAGGCCGTTCTTGGAACGAACAGCTTTAGCTTTGAGAAGGCAGCTCTCAGTGCTGGATGGCTGCGTAGTCTCGTGGAGGAAGTACAGCCAGAGACGGCTGAGTATGGTATCAGCAGCTTTGTGTACCGCTCGCGCCGCCCCTTCCATCCCGAGCGTCTGTGGAACACGATACGCCAGTGCTTTGTCGTGATCCAGGAAGAATTTATTGATGACGGTGTCGAGCCTGAGGATGCCACTAAGGAGGAAGCGGAAGACATGGACCCTGAAGACGCCCCGCACGATGCTGCTGAGGATGATGATGCTCAGCCGGCGCTGCATCCCGAGGCACGCCTGCAGTGCAAGCGAGAGTCGGCTGTATGGAGCCCGCTTCTGCGCTCCAAGGGCTTTTTGTGGCTAGCGACGCGCCCACTTTTGTTTGGCGAGTGGTCTCAGGCCGGCATCATGCTCACACTTACCGGTGGTGCTCGTTGGCGCTGTGAAGTGCCGGACGAAGAGTGGCCTGAGGATGAGGAGATTTGTGCGGCCATTCGCCGTGACTTTGATCCGTCGACACCGTGGGGCGACCGCCGCCAGGAGCTTGTATTTATCGGACGCGGCATCGACCACAAGCTAATCACAGAGACGATGGACAAGTGCTTGCTAAACGACGACGAATGGGCGCAGTGGGTCGATGTCATGAGCCGCAAGGACGTGTCAATCGAGGACAAGCAAAACATGCTTGTGGACATTTTTGACGATGGATTCGAAGACTGGGTCGATGGTGAGGCCGTAGACCATGATCATGATCATGATCATCACATGGACGAGTCCTAA
- a CDS encoding DUF202 domain protein, with the protein MKLWYELENRGSVGRDHLALERTFLAWMRTSLTLVSIGIAIAQLFRLPELILDRGSSSQRLFSWASTPIEGTPFAGGSFRMRTLQRLGSPIGILFVGFGILALLCGTVRFFHTQHSLIRGRFIPSRVEVFVLASVTGALLLVALGVMVSVATGVL; encoded by the exons ATGAAGCTATGGTATGAGCTGGAAAACAGGGGGTCTGTGGGGCGTGATCATCTCGCGCTGGAGCGCACATTTCTTGCATGGATGCGCACTTCGTTGACTCTCGTCAGTATCGGTATTGCAATTGCGCAATTATTCCGCCTGCCTGAGCTGATTCTGGATCGGGGTAGTTCGTCCCAGCGTCTCTTTTcatgggcgtcgacgcctATTGAAGGGACACCATTTGCGGGCGGTAGCTTTAGGATGCGTACATTACAGCGTCTAGGATCGCCAATCGGCATCCTGTTTGTGGGCTTTGGCATCCTCGCCTTGCTTTGTGGCACAGTTCGCTTTTTCCACACCCAGCACAGTTTGATTCGTGGTCGTTTCATTCCGAGTCGCGTCGAAG TCTTTGTGCTCGCCAGTGTCACGGGAGCACTTTTGTTGGTCGCACTGGGCGTCATGGTGTCGGTGGCTACCGGAGTCCTTTAA